Proteins from a single region of Cryptococcus neoformans var. grubii H99 chromosome 5, complete sequence:
- a CDS encoding cytochrome c peroxidase, mitochondrial, with protein sequence MSFRAPNLIRSTVGRRAGQTLNLRSQVIRRRFATEGGPEITKPSAPRSSNTGYIFAGLGVAAVGAAYYFYGTGRTEHDSTNKADTVVREAVATVEAKTGLRRGKDEYQKVYNRIAETLDKEGYDDGSLAPVLLRLAWHASGTYSKADGTGGSNFATMRFKPEAEHSANNGLHVAREHMEKIKQEFPWISYGDLWTLGGVCAIQESGGPTIPWRPGRIDGYAAQVTPDGRLPDATQAQDHLRFIFNRMGFNDQEIVALSGAHAMGRCHPNRSGFDGPWTFSPVTFSNQYFALLRDEPWQWKKWTGPAQFEDKKTKTLMMLPTDMALVKDKSFKKYVDIYADNEEKFFSDFAKAFSKLIELGVPERQWAGEPWTMATSD encoded by the exons ATGTCTTTTAGAGCTCCCAATTTGATACGATCAACTGTTGGCCGAAGAGCCGGTCAAACTTTGAACCTGCGTTCTCAGGTTATTCGACGACGATTTGCAACTGAGGGTGGACCGGAGATT ACCAAACCATCTGCTCCACGATCGTCCAACACTGGCTATATCTTCGCAGGTCTCGGTGTTGCTGCCGTCGGAGCTGCATATTACTTCTACGGCACCGGCAGGACCGAGCACGATTCTACCAATAAAGCTGATACGGTAGTGCGTGAAGCTGTTGCCACGGTCGAGGCCAAGACGGGTCTcagaagaggcaaggaCGAGTATCAAAAAGTCTATAATCGAATTGCAGAGACTCTCGACAAGGAGGGTTACGACG ACGGTTCTTTGGCTCccgtccttcttcgcttggCTTGGCACGCCTCCGGCACCTATAGCAAAGCGGATGGAACTGGAGGATCGAACTTTGCTACCATGAGGTTCAAGCCCGAGGCTGAGCACAGCGCGAACAATGGCCTA CATGTTGCCAGGGAGCATATGGAAAAGATCAAGCAGGAGTTCCCCTGGATCTCTTATGGGGACCTATGGACCCTCGGTGGAGTCTGTGCCATCCAAGAGTCAGGCGGCCCTACCATCCCTTGGAGGCCTGGTAGAATTGACGGATACGCCGCTCAAGTCACTCCCGATGGCAGGCTACCTGATGCCACTCAAGCCCAAGACCATTTGAGGTTTATCTTCAACCGCATGGG CTTCAATGACCAAGAAATTGTTGCCCTTAGCGGAGCTCACGCCATGGGACGATGTCATCCTA ACCGATCGGGCTTTGATGGCCCTTGGACTTTCTCCCCTGTAACCTTTTCCAACCAGTACTTTGCTCTTCTCCGCGACGAGCCTTGGCaatggaagaagtg GACCGGACCTGCCCAGTTCgaagacaagaagacaaagaCCTTGATGATGCTTCC TACGGATATGGCGCTCGTTAAAGACAAGTCCTTCAAGAAGTACGTTGACATTTATGCCGATAACGAAGAGAAGTTCTTTAGCGA CTTCGCGAAAGCATTCTCCAAGCTCATTGAGCTTGGTGTCCCTGAGAGGCAATGGGCTGGGGAACCTTGGACTATGGCAACCAGCGATTAA
- a CDS encoding endoplasmic reticulum protein, with translation MWWPFQWLFIYILGGLTFVPLVVVIIVAYAIKYGSSPIGDDDPFKLRKSQLQSQTEKEEQLQKRHSKDKATTSGTHSLSGWLTIRRQFYSSSAGGDGGISSSNKGASSMSTTGSVAASPAEVLTEDENPGKRSAELKDIDPSINTVVGDSNAPSMNSSTKSTYSSRIAQTYRSIVPRQNKLPAPKSYFFCVLKSSVLFLYEDESQLNCAAAIGIEDYNVEIEDDEGQFNRRDGEMFSKRNAIVLKLREGGRGIPLLSKSMSVEDANGEANGPIYLFSKSNTKMEDWYIALLQVSSRPPTFDDVFSSRDMQNMVDTIDTEPDPIPMRWFNAFMGRVFFGYYRTEVFEQFIISKIMKKLSKVPRPSFLSPIVVREVNVGSSPPFFSKPMLKDLTASGTAAFEVHVQHRSRAFEPASDVRLTIATTATIPTGFKPYVVDLVLAVVLKSFEGNLLVQIKEPPSNRIWYGFTKMPKIEMEIIPVVSERKIQISMVLKAIEKQLRDVIAESVVLPNMDDLAFFNSCDYPVRGGIFDFAAKAKRNAKGEREDTSHESEGSKQDALSTSPEASNTTLRQRHQKQTLYAPITTVPPLTPSIPSSSLLSSESGADTGTEIVRTETAPITLSSSSAPSKKVAALSATRKWFAVSGAKPSSSAVQTLTEGVGQEPDDDNPTSENFPKRSTESQEADKKIGQKGQKNWENRPEVASVEVSLSTASHPDIPEPVQARGVNDATTDNGSTLGLVAPSSSKVSETSSIATSSTEAFPKSMSTDETATLHHQLGMGSTSSLISSLRSRDKKALQAQMGSAKDQMKKWSVNFGAKRRSKAGITEEVDGSEKDDGRQALYRPREEEEDVRDDDHVPSPSKSQTHKRTTSSLSHGLSLQERLNAAAHETHATVLPHTHSSPMLIPERQRSSSTVSRPSLLPSPSKTSSLASVGVSPSKWTPVSGRPTIGVFKDEAASTSSNTLAVQAQPVSQGHTRRQSSSTPVSTQPAAERSMVVPRVPKRPGQVTGIGSSDLIPSKLNEGSAIGHDQGEDPKLESTEDAKDEIKREPPTLPSRKDIEPMQTEEKIEPEPGGILPARSVGVPPPLPPRKSAFDSPSKPKSLAQQNEQNVRLPAPEQVSRLSGSACVSEMFHSQPENKSSGRRDEVHSVSSNGKRPAHNASQALASLSDRQRNHGDDKDHIFTPCEFQTPIASSQSTKDRTGDSDAESALRMVTIKYEEARKAKEMESNSEGEKVNAVNEEDDVPKNAREYDTKNAG, from the exons ATGTGGTGGCCGTTCCAATGGCTCTTCATCTATATCTTAGGCGGCCTGACGTTCGTTCCTTTGGTCGTCGTCATTATCGTCG CGTACGCCATCAAGTATGGCTCATCCCCTATaggggatgatgatcctTTCAAGCTTCGTAAAAGCCAATTGCAAAGTCAgacggagaaagaggagcaaCTGCAGAAGCGTCATTCAAAAGACAAGGCGACTACTTCGGGGACGCATTCTTTATCAGGATGGCTGACAATTAGACGTCAGTTTTACTCCAGTAGTGCAGGCGGCGACGGTGGcatttcctcatcaaacaAGGGAGCTTCCTCAATGTCAACCACTGGATCAGTCGCGGCCTCCCCGGCAGAAGTACTGACTGAGGATGAGAATCCAGGGAAGCGGTCAGCGGAACTGAAAGACATTGATCCATCAATTAACACTGTAGTTGGGGACTCTAATGCCCCCAGCATGAATTCATCCACGAAGTCAACATATTCCTCTCGTATCGCTCAAACATACCGCAGCATTGTTCCTCGACAGAATAAACTACCTGCACCGAAATCCTACTTCTTTTGTGTCCTTAAATCGTCAGTCCTATTTTTGTATGAGGACGAAAGTCAGTTAAATTGCGCCGCGGCCATCGGGATTGAAGATTATAATGTGGAaattgaggatgatgagggcCAGTTCAACCGAAGGGACGGAGAGATGTTTTCGAAAAGAAATGCAATAGTGCTGAAGCTCAGagaagggggaagaggtaTCCCTTTACTCAGTAAATCTATGAGTGTTGAAGATGCAAATGGAGAAGCCAATGGGCCAATCTACTTGTTCTCCAAATCTAACACGAA GATGGAAGACTGGTACATCGCTTTGCTTCAAGTGTCTTCTCGCCCCCCCACCTTTGACGATGTATTCTCAAGCAGAGATATGCAAAATATGGTGGACACTATCGATACGGAACCAGACCCCATACCTATGAGATGGTTCAATGCCTTCATGGGCCGAGTTTTTTTTGGATACTATAGGACAGAAGTGTTCGAGCAG TTCATCATAAGCAAAATTATGAAGAAGTTATCGAAAGTCCCAAGACCTAGTTTCCTCAGTCCCATTGTCGTGAGAGAAGTCAACGTCGGATCCTCACCTCCTTT TTTTTCCAAACCTATGCTTAAGGACTTGACGGCATCGGGTACAGCAGCTTTTGAGGTCCATGTCCAACACCGTTCACGTGCTTTCGAACCTGCCTCAGATGTTCGACTGACCATCGCGACAACTGCTACTATCCCTACCGGCTTTAAACCATATGTGGTAGATCTTGTATTGGCTGTTGTTTTAAAGTCATTCGAAGGTAATCTTTTGGTGCAAATCAAGGAACCGCCAAGCAACAGGATATGGTACGGTTTCACCAAGATGCCCAAGATTGAAATGGAGATCATTCCGGTAGTCAGTGAGCGGAAGATCCAAATTAGTATGGTCCTAAAGGCAATTGAGAAGCAGCTACGAGATGTT ATCGCGGAATCGGTCGTTCTACCTAACATGGACGATTTAGCTTTCTTCAATTCTTGCGACTATCCTGTCCGAGGTGGGATTTTCGATTTTGCAGCTAAAGCTAAAAGAAATGCcaagggagaaagagaagatacTTCCCATGAATCAGAGGGGTCCAAACAAGATGCCTTGTCAACTAGTCCTGAAGCGAGCAATACTACGCTTCGTCAAAGACATCAAAAGCAAACCTTATACGCTCCCATTACCACCGTCCCGCCGCTAACTCCGTCAATCCCGAGCTCTTCGTTGCTGAGCTCCGAGTCCGGAGCTGATACTGGCACGGAGATCGTCCGCACAGAAACAGCACCTATCACACTCTCTTCCAGCAGTGCGCCATCAAAGAAGGTTGCTGCCTTAAGTGCTACAAGGAAGTGGTTCGCTGTGTCAGGAGCCAAGccttcatcttcggcaGTTCAGACTTTAACAGAGGGCGTAGGCCAAGAaccagatgatgataatcCCACTAGTGAGAACTTCCCGAAGAGAAGCACGGAAAGCCAGGAAGCCGATAAGAAGATTGGACAGAAGGGACAAAAGAACTGGGAAAATAGGCCGGAGGTCGCCTCAGTGGAGGTTTCTTTATCAACTGCTTCTCACCCAGATATACCCGAACCGGTGCAAGCTCGTGGCGTCAATGACGCTACAACAGATAATGGAAGTACGTTGGGTCTCGTTgccccttcctcatctaAGGTTTCAGAAACGTCCTCCATAGCCACATCGTCGACAGAGGCATTTCCTAAATCGATGTCTACCGACGAGACTGCTACCCTCCATCATCAATTAGGGATGGGAAGCACCTCGTCTCTCATAAGCAGCCTCCGGTCGAGGGACAAGAAGGCGCTTCAAGCTCAGATGGGCAGCGCTAAAGATCaaatgaagaagtggagCGTGAACTTTGGTGCGAAGCGCCGATCAAAGGCTGGAATCACCGAGGAAGTGGATGGATCGGAGAAAGATGACGGGAGGCAAGCCCTTTACAGGCccagagaagaagaagaagatgtgcGGGATGACGACCACGTACCATCACCCAGCAAGTCTCAAACTCACAAGCGCACAACCAGTAGTCTGTCGCATGGGTTGTCACTTCAAGAGAGACTCAATGCTGCCGCACACGAAACTCATGCCACTGTCCTTCCTCATACACACTCTAGCCCAATGCTCATTCCTGAAAGACAACGTTCTTCATCGACCGTCTCTCGACCAAGTCTACTTCCGTCTCCCTCCAAAACATCGAGTTTGGCTTCTGTTGGAGTTTCGCCTTCCAAATGGACACCCGTAAGCGGGCGACCCACCATCGGCGTGTTCAAAGATGAAGCGGCTTCCACATCGTCCAATACACTTGCAGTCCAAGCACAACCTGTGTCTCAAGGACACACCAGGCGTCAATCGAGTTCCACTCCCGTCTCAACTCAGCCGGCTGCAGAGAGAAGTATGGTGGTGCCTCGAGTACCAAAACGCCCCGGCCAAGTCACAGGTATTGGTTCCTCTGACCTAATACCATCAAAATTGAATGAAGGGTCTGCTATAGGGCATGATCAAGGAGAGGACCCCAAGCTGGAATCCACGGAAGATGCGAAAGACGAAATCAAGCGGGAGCCTCCTACATTACCGTCGAGAAAGGATATTGAGCCCATGCAAACTGAGGAGAAAATAGAGCCAGAGCCAGGGGGCATTTTGCCTGCACGTAGTGTTGGCGTTCCGCCGCCGCTTCCACCCAGGAAGAGTGCTTTTGATTCTCCATCAAAGCCAAAGAGTTTGGCCCAACAGAACGAACAGAACGTCCGACTACCCGCTCCAGAGCAGGTATCGCGTCTCTCTGGCAGTGCCTGCGTTTCCGAAATGTTCCACTCACAACCGGAGAACAAAAGTAGTGGCCGACGTGACGAAGTACATTCCGTATCGTCTAATGGCAAGCGACCAGCGCATAATGCCTCGCAGGCTCTCGCCTCTCTATCTGACAGGCAGAGGAACCATGGTGATGATAAAGACCATATTTTTACGCCCTGTGAATTTCAGACGCCTATTGCCTCTTCACAAAGTACAAAGGATAGGACCGGCGATTCGGATGCCGAGAGTGcattgaggatggtgaCGATAAAATACGAGGAAGCTAGGAAAGCTAAGGAGATGGAATCAAACTCAGAGGGTGAGAAGGTGAATGCAGttaatgaggaagatgatgttcCGAAGAACGCAAGAGAATATGACACTAAAAACGCCGGCTGA
- a CDS encoding ATP-dependent RNA helicase DRS1, with product MADDFITTIESDDEVSNYGEPSALPKIKDDELDPDFQFDFGGGRSEGLDLWGGDEVQGVKKGNEPINVDDIIERKRGKPIRAFKDRKRKRDEDSTSEDGQAEEDEEEEGDSDDDSNAMSSGDSEEDEMDVDMSEGDGDEEDENGIERFESGDESEEEEDDYDEEGGNTIVDSDSESEEETAAEIARKDAFFSSDPTTTDPTLPSSFAAMNLSRPLLRALTSLQFTAPTPIQARAIPLALLGRDILGSAVTGSGKTAAFMVPILERLCYRDRGKGGAACRVLVLCPTRELAVQCEAVGKALAEKGGLDVRFALLVGGLSLNAQAHTLRTLPDILIATPGRLIDHLTNTPSFTLSALDVLVIDEADRMLEAGFTDELEEIIKACPRSRQTMLFSATMTDSVDELVKLSLDKPIRVFVDPKRNTAKGLTQEFVRIRSDDSRSPSLLALCKRTIREKCIIFFRSKALAHQMRIVFGLFGLKAAELHGNLTQEQGSLPSKYRIGVMLTSSQRLQALNDFKAGTVDYLLATDLASRGLDIKGVETVINYDMPGQLAQYTHRVGRTARAGRKGRSISLVGEADRKMLKAAIKQAEADQVRHRIIPSEAVTAVKEKLEGFKDDIQEILKEEKEEKLLRQADMEIKKGQNMVEHEAEIFSRPARTWFQSGKEKQASKSAGKDAYVGSFPSKDKSTEKEKEKLKRGKYDGLSRRVKRRKMAIEEDAADAAAARKTEMGIRAAKKNALPRKITEPQPRLEKAGKGKDKKKGKAKRVTGGKGSAFESEGKKSHEGKKSHEGMRAKPAKVNLEKGKKKGAKGKGRK from the exons ATGGCGGACGATTTCATCACTACCATTGAATCTGATGACGAAGTGTCAAATTACGGCGAGCCAAGTGCCTTACCAAAAATTAAGGACGACGAGTTGGACCCCGACTTCCAGTTCGATTTTGGAGGAGGCAGATCCGAGGGACTTGACCTTTGGGGAGGAGACGAGGTTCAAGGCGTGAAAAAGGGTAACGAG CCTATCAATGTTGACGACATCATTGAGCGAAAACGTGGCAAGCCCATTAGAGCTTTCAAGGATCGGAAAAGAAAACGAGATGAAGATTCTACCTCAGAGGATGGCCAggctgaggaagatgaagaggaggaaggggattCCGATGACGATTCAAATGCCATGAGCTCTGGCGAcagtgaagaggacgaaaTGGATGTTGACATGAGCGAAGGGGATGgtgacgaagaggatgagaacgGAATCGAGAGATTTGAaagtggagatgagagtgaagaagaggaagacgattacgatgaggaagggggaaaCACGATCGTCGACTCTGATTCAGAatcggaggaagagactgCTGCTGAGATCGCTCGCAAAGACGCATTCTTTTCGTCAGACCCAACAACAACCGACCCTACActcccttcctcattcGCCGCCATGAACCTCTCACGACCTCTTCTACGAGCCCTCACTTCCCTCCAATTCACCGCACCTACACCTATCCAAGCACGTGCCATccctcttgcccttctGGGTAGAGATATCCTCGGTTCCGCTGTGACAGGTTCCGGTAAGACCGCTGCCTTCATGGTTCCCATCCTCGAACGATTATGCTATCGAGACAGGGGCAAGGGAGGAGCTGCATGTCGTGTCCTCGTTCTCTGTCCCACACGAGAGCTTGCAGTTCAATGTGAAGCCGTTGGAAAAGCTCTCGCGGAGAAGGGTGGCCTAGACGTCCGTTTCGCCCTTCTGGTCGGTGGTCTTTCCCTTAATGCCCAAGCACATACACTCCGCACTCTACCCGATATCCTTATTGCCACTCCCGGACGATTGATTGATCATCTTACCAACACTCCAAGCTTCACGCTTTCCGCTCTCGATGTTTTGGTAATCGACGAGGCGGACCGAATGCTTGAAGCGGGTTTTACCGATGAATTGGAGGAGATCATCAAAGCATGCCCTCGCTCTCGACAAACCATGCTATTCTCCGCCACTATGACAGATTCAGTGGATGAGCTTGTAAAGCTTTCTTTGGATAAACCTATCCGAGTCTTTGTCGATCCCAAGCGCAACACCGCCAAGGGGCTGACCCAAGAATTTGTCAGGATCCGTTCGGACGATTCGAGATCTCCCAGTTTGTTGGCACTGTGTAAGAGGACAATCAGAGAAAAATGTATCATATTTTTCAGGAGTAAGGCCCTTGCTCATCAGATGAGGATCGTATTTGGTTTGTTTGGATTGAAGGCGGCAGAGCTTCACGGTAACCTCACACAGGAACAGGGAAGTCTTCCCAGCAAGTACCGTATAGGAGTTATGCTAACATCCTCACAGCGTCTTCAAGCCCTCAATGACTTCAAAGCCGGCACCGTCGATTACCTTCTTGCGACCGATCTCGCATCTCGTGGTCTCGATATCAAGGGTGTTGAAACAGTTATCAATTATGACATGCCTGGTCAACTCGCTCAGTATACTCATCGAGTTGGACGAACTGCTCGTGCTGGCCGCAAAGGTCGCTCTATCTCTCTAGTTGGTGAAGCTGATAGGAAGATGCTAAAGGCTGCTATCAAGCAGGCAGAAGCGGACCAGGTGAGGCACAGGATCATACCTAGCGAAGCTGTAACTGCTGTGAAAGAGAAGCTTGAAGGGTTTAAGGACGATATTCAGGAAAtcttgaaggaagagaaggaggaaaaacTT CTCCGACAAGCAGACATGGAGATTAAGAAAGGACAGAATATGGTTGAGCACGAGGCTGAAATCTTTTCAAGGCCCGCTAGAACCTGGTTCCAGTctggaaaggaaaagcaaGCTTCAAAGA GTGCCGGCAAGGACGCTTATGTCGGTTCCTTCCCGTCTAAGGACAAATCTacagagaaagaaaaagaaaaactcAAGCGAGGCAAGTACGATGGCCTCTCTCGTCGTGTCAAGAGGCGCAAAATGGCCATTGAAGAGGACGCTGCcgatgctgctgctgctcgaAAGACTGAGATGGGTATCCGAGCTGCCAAGAAGAATGCTCTTCCTAGGAAAATCACCGAGCCTCAGCCCAGACTGGAGAAAGCCGGGAAAggcaaggacaagaagaagggtaaagcaaaaagagtaacgggagggaagggaagcgCATTCGAGAGTGAGGGAAAGAAATCGCACGAGGGAAAGAAATCGCACGAGGGAATGCGGGCGAAGCCTGCCAAGGTCAACTTagaaaaggggaagaagaaaggggccaaagggaagggaaggaagtaG
- a CDS encoding exosome complex component RRP40, with translation MPTLILPGETVPIPSTSKSVMLGPGISQSTPTLQSSSSTASGPSSAQGYIATRLGMLNSGKGKERSQKLWIEGNSKRYIPAQKDIVLGIIIARHADGYRVDLGSSQMAQLDALAFEGATKRSKPNLKVGTLVFARVMSASRDMEPELECFDPNTGKSDGFGELKGGVMVNATLQLCRRLLDRNHIVLPTIASVFPFEIAIGLNGRVWMKAETVGETLAMKRLIESVDDHIIPVEEKAIKEKLREYLS, from the exons ATGCCGACTCTTATTCTACCAGGGGAAACAGTCCCTATCCCATCGACATCAAAATCGGTTATGTTAGGCCCCGGCATCTCCCAATCGACCCCAACTTTACAATCTTCCTCTAGTACTGCATCTGGACCCTCATCAGCTCAGGGATATATTGCAACAAGGCTGGGGATGCTGAATTcggggaaaggaaaggaaaggagtCAGAAATTGTGGATAGAAGGAAACTCGAAGCGG TATATACCTGCACAAAAAGATATAGTCTTGGGGATAATCATTGCGAGACATGCCGACGGATATCGTGTAGATCTGGGCTCTTCGCAGATGGCCCAACTTGACGCTTTGGCGTTTGAGGGTGCCACAAAGAGGAGTAAACCGAACCTCAAA GTTGGTACATTAGTGTTTGCGCGTGTGATGTCTGCCAGTCGCGATATGGAACCTGAGCTTGAGTGTTTTGATCCCAATACCGGCAAGTCGGACGGCTTTGGCGAGTTGAAAGGAGGAGTGATGGTCAATGCAACCCTCCAGCTGTGTAGACG CCTTCTTGATAGAAACCACATTGTCTTACCCACTATCGCTTCTGTTTTCCCCTTTGAAATTGCTATTGGTCTTAACGGTCGAGTGTGGATGAAGGCAGAGACGGTGGGCGAGACGTTGGCGATGAAGCGTTTGATTGAAAGCGTGGATGATCACATCATTCCggtggaagaaaaggcgatCAAGGAGAAATTGCGCGAGTACCTGTCCTGA
- a CDS encoding replication factor A1, with translation MASPLTAGFCERATSTEDVSECFDSVVQVLNVKKIASTDTTAVDRYRAILSDGQYFIQAMLATQLNHFVESKQVDKHSLVKVVNFSVNSVSGRKLLIILALEVVPWTDEKIGNPVSVDQAKGGASASAQPGGAHSAPLQSTTTAPAPGRAQVPARNAPSARPGNTKHKGDLGPLYPIEGLSPYQNRWTIKARVTQKSDIRHYSNQRGDGKLFNVTFMDETGEIRATGFNDAVDNFYNLLEVGKVFFVSRARINIAKKQFSNVNNEYEIMFERDTEIEPCADESVPQVKYNFKGIGDLGELQKDDVCDVIGVVREVGELGSVTSRATNKPFAKRELQLVDQSGQSVRLTLWGKQAETFQADDQPVIAFKGVKVGDFGGRSLSMFSNATMTINPDIPEAHSLRGWFDAEGHSKHFAAYTTASVGDSAINTATSAAARPAELKTIAQVKDEQLGMSEKTDFFSTEATVAFIKKDPFSYPACANPDNCAKKVVEDGSGWWCEKCQRRWDEPIHRYILSMNVMDYTGQFWMTAFNETAEQIMGISANDLMKLKNEGNDLDYDAHFAKATARTYVFQMMAKQDSFNDQVRVRYQCRKVAPPDYVADSAHLSQMISEMSV, from the exons ATGGCAAGTCCACTTACAGCTGGATTCTGCGAGAGAGCGACATCCACAGAGGATGTCTCAGAATGCTTCGATTCTGTTGTTCAGGTCCTCAACGTAAAAAAGATTGCTTCTACCGACACAACTGCTGTCGACAGATATCG AGCGATATTATCGGATGGGCAGTACTTTATTCAAGCAATGCTTGCTACTCAATTGAATCATTTTGTGGAGAGCAAGCAAGTTGACAAACATTCTCTTGTCAAAGTTGTAAACTTTTCTGTTAATAGTGTTTCGGGCCGAAA ACTATTAATTATCCTCGCTCTGGAAGTTGTTCCTTGGACAGACGAAAAGATTGGAAATCCTGTCAGCGTTGATCAAGCAAAGGGTGGCGCGTCCGCCTCGGCCCAGCCAGGTGGAGCCCATTCTGCCCCTCTTCAATCCACTACTACCGCACCCGCCCCTGGGAGAGCCCAGGTACCTGCCCGGAATGCCCCTTCTGCTCGACCAGGGAATACAAAGCATAAAGGCGACTTAGGACCACTTTACCCCATCGAAGGATTGAGCCCTTATCAGAATAG ATGGACCATCAAAGCTCGGGTAACCCAAAAGTCTGACATCCGACATTATTCTAATCAAAGAGGGGATGGCAAACTTTTCAACGTGACTTTCATGGATGAAACC GGCGAAATTAGAGCCACCGGCTTCAACGATGCTGTCGACAATTTCTACAACCTTCTTGAAGTCGGCAAGGTGTTTTTTGTGTCGCGTGCTCGGATCAACATTGCTAAAAAGCAGTTCAGCAACGTCAACAATGAGTATGAGATCATGTTTGAGAGGGACACAGAGATCGAGCCTTGTGCAGACGAGTCGGTGCCGCAGGTCAAATATAACTTCAAAGGTATTGGAGATCTCGGAGAACTACAAAAGGATGATGTCTGTG ATGTTATTGGTGTAGTGAGGGAAGTGGGCGAACTAGGATCTGTAACATCTCGAGCTACAAACAAGCCA TTTGCCAAACGAGAGCTGCAGCTTGTTGATCAGTCCGGTCAAAGCGTCCGTCTTACCCTTTGGGGTAAGCAAGCTGAAACATTCCAAGCGGATGATCAGCCGGTCATTGCCTTCAAGGGCGTCAAAGTTGGTGACTTTGGAGGTCGATCACTTTCGATGTTCAGCAACGCTACAATGACTATTAATCCTGATATTCCTGAGGCTCATTCTCTCCGAGGCTGGTTTGATGCCGAAGGGCATAGTAAGCATTTTGCGGCGTACACTACTGCGTCTGTCGGTGACAGTGCTATCAACACTGCTACAAGTGCCGCGGCGCGACCTGCTGAACTAAAAACGATCGCACAAGTAAAGGACGAGCAGCTCGGTATGTCAGAGAAAACCGACTTCTTCAGTACCGAAGCCACTGTAGCGTTTATCAAAAAAGATCCTTTTTCTTATCCGGCTTGCGCCAATCCCGATAACTGTGCAAAAAAGGTAGTGGAAGATGGTAGTGGTTGGTGGTGTGAGAAATGTCAGCGAAGGTGGGATGAACCCATTCATCG CTACATTCTTTCAATGAATGTGATGGATTACACAGGTCAATTTTGGATGACGGCATTCAATGAAACTGCTGAGCAAATCATGGGCATCAGCGCCAACGACTTAATGAAATTGAAGAATGAGGGAAATGATTTGGATTATGATGCTCACTTTGCCAAAGCGACAGCAAGGACATATGTGTTCCAGATGATGGCAAAGCAGGACTCTTTCAAT GATCAAGTAAGGGTGCGATATCAGTGCCGAAAGGTTGCACCACCGGATTACGTTGCCGACTCTGCCCATTTATCACAGATGATCAGCGAAATGAGCGTATAA